From the genome of Streptomyces sp. JH34:
TTCAGCCGGGGGTGGCGGGCCAGCAGCCGGCCGATCGGCTCCGGACCGGTGTACCTGCCGGGGGCCGGGCCGGACCCGCAGTGCGTCACCACCGGGACCCCGGCCTCCGCCAGCAGCCCCCACACGGGCTCGAGCAACGGATCGTTGGGGTCGTAACCCCCGACCTGGAGGTGCGACTTGAAGACGCGCGCCCCGGCCTCGACCGCCTCACGCACATAGGTCTCCGCACCGTCCTCCGGGAAGAAGGTCGCGGTGTGCAGGCAGTCCGGCACCCGCGCCGCGAATCCGGCCGCCCACCCGTTGAGCCAGGCTGCCATCCCGGCCTTGTGCGGGTAGAGCATCGAGGTGAACCGGAGCACCCCGAACGAGCGGAGCAGCGCGAGGCGCTCGTCCTCGTCCCGCCGGTAGGTGATCGGCCACTCCAGCCCGGTCAGCGGGCCGGCCGAGTCGAAGTAGGCCCACACCTTGCTGAGTACCCGCTCCGGCATGAAGTGCGTGTGGACGTCGATGATGCCCGGCAGCCCGAGCCTCTGCCAGAACCGGACGACGTCGTCACGGTCACGGTCGTCGCTGTCCATCCGCCCCACCCCTGCCTCATACGCCTCGTGCGCGTCGGTTCCCGTTCCCGTTCCCCGGCGACGATCTCAGAACAGCCCGTCCTGCACTCCACCGCCCCCGAGCGCCACGACCGGCACGCTCATCCCGGCCCGCGCGTCGGCCCCCACCAGGTCCCAGCCGGTGACGAGCCGCGTGTCCAGCACGACGATCCCCTCGTCCACGGTCTCCAGATGCAGGTCGGGACCGGCCGCCGTCACCAGCCGCCCGGCCACCACTCCGCCGTCCGCCAGCCCGGTGACCACCCGCGCCGCGGCCCCCGCACCGCCGAGGCCGAACACCCCGGCATGGTCGACCGCCTCGAACGGAAGCCTCTCCAGAGCCTCCGGCCACCCCGCGCCCTCCAGGGCCCCGGCCAGCCGGTACAGCCCTTCGATCTCGGCCGCCCGCTCCGACGGCCCCGGCAGGTCGCCCCGAACCGCGCGTTTGCGCGCGTACGGGATCCGGTCGGGCACCCCGAGCGCAGAGCGCAGCAACTCCTCAGTACGCCGCGCCGCCATCAGCGGGCCACGCCCCAGCCAGCTGAACACCACGGCCCCCTGCTCCCGCAGCCGCGCGGCGCCCCGCGCCTCTCCGGTGATCCCGACCTTGAGCATGCCCGGCCCGAACCAGGCCAGATAGACGCGGTACGTCCGCGGGTCGTCGGCGATGGTGTCGGCGGCCACCGAGTGCGCACGGTCCAGCCGCGCGCACTCCGGACACCGCGCGCCCGTGCTCCGTACGGGCACCACGGCCCGGACCGGGCACGGGTTTCCACGCGCCCCCACGCAGTGCCGCTCACCCTCGGCCCGGAAGCCGAGCTCCTTCCCGTAGGCCAGGACGCTCGCCCGCCGCTGCCCGGACCCGTCGCCCCGCGCCCAGCCGAGGACGGGCTCGCCGTCGGGCCAGCGCAGCCCGGTACACCGCCAGTTGCTCATCACGCCCCTCCCGGCTCTCGCGGCAGCGGCCGCACCCCTGAGGTAAGGCCGGGACGACCCTAGCGAACCGGGCGTCCCGGCCGGATCCACGCCTCCGCTCCGGCCACCGTGCGACGCGGGCTCGCCATCCCTCTGCCCGGGAACACGTTGGAATCGCGTCGTCACCATGTGTTTCTAGAGCAAGTTTCTAGAAAAAGCCTCCACTCGGGCCGGTGCCGGTCCACACTGACCGCGTGTCCTCCACGGAGATTCCACTCTCGCTCACGTCACGGCAGGCCGCCGACGGCGACATCGTCACCGTCCCCCTGCCGACCGGCACCACCCGCATCCGCATCCCGCCCTCCCAGGACGGCGATCTCGTCCGGGCCCGGGTCGGCGAACAGGAGGTGCTGCTGCGCATCCGCGTCACCGGCAGCGGTTCGTCGGACAGCTTCCCCTGGGCGGCGCTCCTCGGTATCGCCGCCGTGATCGGGTTCGTGGTGATGCTGGGCGTCCTCGGGGCCGAGGACAAGAACTCCTCCGACGGCGCCCCGGCCTCCTCGTCGACGTACGACCCCTCGACCGAGGACCCGTACGCCGAGGAGACCGAGGACACCTACACCGAGGACCCCAGCACCTCGGAGACGACCTACGACGGCGACGAGTCCGAAGAGACCGAAGAGCCTGAAGACACCTCCACCGAGGACCCGTTCGCGGAGGACCCGTACGACACCGGGGAGGAAGCCCCCGACCCGTACGAGTCCGGCACCTGCCTGAACGGGACCTTGCCGGATTCCACGACCGCCCAGGAGGTCAGCGGCGTCGACGAGGTCTCCTGCTCGGCCACCGACGCCCACTACCAGGTGATCCAGACGATCCCCTTCACGTCGGACATGAGCAGGTGTGACGCCAACTCCGATACGCAGTACGCCTTCTCGTACCGCTACACCCTCAACGGGGCGACCGTGAACGAGTACGTGTACTGCCTGATCGGCCTCGGCTCGTACGCACGCTGACACCCTGGCCCGCCCGTGACCGGTCGGCTGTCGGCTGTGAGCCGCCGGCGCGGGACTGCCCTTGCCCGAAGCGCTCCGCCGTCGCGCCGCCCTCTCGGTCCTCGGCCGGTCGTGCGCCCCGAGGGCTAGGATCCGGGCCATGGCTCTGACCATGAACGACATGGACCGGTTCAAGGCCTCCATGCCCCGCCTGGAAGCCATCGCCTATCGCCTCCTCGGCTCCGCGAGCGATGCCGAGGACGCGGTGCAGGACACCTTCCTGCGCTGGCAGTCCGCGGACATCGACCGCATCGAGGTCCCCGAGGCCTGGCTGACCAAGGTCCTGACCAACCTGTGCCTGAACCAGCTCACCTCCGCCCGCGCACGGCGCGAGACCTACGTGGGCCAGTGGCTCCCCGAGCCGCTGCTCGCCGGGGACCCGATGCTCGGCCCCGCGGACACCGCCGAACAGCGCGAATCCGTCTCGTACGCCGTCCTCGCCCTCATGGAACGCCTGGCCCCCAACGAGCGGGTGGTGTACGTGCTGCGTGAGGCCTTCGGCTACCCGCACCGGAGGATCGCGGAGATCCTCGACATCACCGAGTCCGCCAGCCAGCAGATCTTCCACCGCGCCAAGAAGCACGTCGCGGAAGGCAAGGCACGGACCGAGGTCGACGAGGCCGCCGCCCGGCGCATCGTCGAGGAGTTCCTCGCGGCTGCCACCAGCGGCCGGACCGAACCCCTCGTCCGGCTGCTCACCGACGACGCCGTCGCGATCGGCGACGGAGGTGGGAAGATCCCGGCACGCGCCAGGACCGTCGAGGGTGCCCTCGCCGTCGCGAAGTTCCTGCGGGGCCTGTTCAAGCCCGGTCCGGCCAAGCGCGCCCTGACGGGCGGCTCCCCGGAGGTCTTCGCCACGACGGCCAACAACGCCCCCGCCTTCGTGGCTGTCCTCGACGGCCGGGTCATCGCGGTCGTATGCATGGAAATCGGAACCGACGGCGTCTCCGGCCTCCGCAGCCAGGTCAACCCGGACAAGCTCGAACGCGCTACCCGGCGATGGGCGGCCTCGGATCACGGGGAGCCCCTGCACGTCCTCTTCTGACCGACGCGCGAGGTGGGCACGCGACGCGGCCGGCCCGGCGGCACCGCCACTGTGAGGTGCTTCACACGACGGTCCTGTCAGGAAACGGAGGGCTGCCCGGTTCAAGGGGCGAACCCGCGTCAGACAGGAGCAGGGACATGCAGCACCGCATCATCGTTCTCGGAGCCGGATACACCGGAGCCGTCGCCGCCGGCCGCCTGGCCCGGCGACTGCACGCCGATGACGTCGCCATCACCCTCGTCAACGCCGAGCCCGACTTCGTCGAGCGGGTCCGGATGCACCAGCTGGCGGCAGGCCAGGACCTCCGCCCCCGGCCCTTCAGCGAGATGTTCGCCGGCACCGGCGTCGAACTGAGGCTCGCGAAGGTCACCGGCATCGACGTCGACACCAGGACCGTCACCGTCACCGACGCGCACGGTGCGCAGGAGCTGACATACGACAGCCTCGTGTACGCCCTCGGCAGCGGCTGGAACACCCAGGGCGTTCCCGGCACCGCCGAGCACGCCCACGACATCGCCGGCCGCCCCGGAGCACTGCGGCTGCGCGAACGCCTGGCCGGCCTGGATTCCGGAGCGCCCGTGGTCGTCGTGGGCGGCGGCCTCACCGGACTGGAGGCGGCGACCGAGATCGCCGAGGCCCGCCCCGACCTCGACGTCGCCCTCGCCGCCCGCGGCACGCTCGGCGACTGGCTCTCGCCCAAGGGCCGCGCGCACGTGCGGAAGGTCTGCGCCGGGCTCGGCATCACCGTGCACGAGAACACCGCCGTCACCGGCGTGGAAGCCGACCACGTCACCACCGCCGACGGCGTCTCCGTCCCGGCCGCCGTCACCGTGTGGACGACCGGCTTCGCGGTCCACCCGATCGCCGAGGCCACCACCCTGGAGGTCAACGGCACAGGCCAGATCGTGGTCGACGGAACCATGCGCTCGGTCTCGCACCCCGACGTCTACGCCATCGGAGACGCGGCCATGGCCATGGGCCCCGGCGACAAACCGCTGCGGATGTCGTGCGCCTCGGGCACCCCCTCCGCCTGGCAGGCCGCCGACTCCATCGCCGCACGCCTGACCGGCGGAAAGCTCCCGGCCATGCCGCTCCGCTACTTCAACCAGTGCATCTCGCTGGGCCGCAGGGACGGCCTGATCCAGTACGTCACCGCGGACGACCGCTCCGTCCGGGCGGCGCTGACCGGACGGTTCGCCGCCCTCTACAAGGAACTGGTCTGCAAGGGCGCGGCCTGGGGCGTCGTCAACCCGATGCTGGGGATGCCGACCCGGGGCCGCCGCCTCACTCGGGACGGGTCCGGGACGACCCAGGCCGTCCACGAATCGGCCTGACATCCGGACCGGGCCACCGCGGAGCCGGGGCGCCGACTCGGGCCCCGGCCACGGAACAGGCCTTGTGCCACCGGCCCCAACTCATCCACGCCCCACAGCCGTCGAGACACAACCGGCCCCGACACACGACAGAGGCCCCCAGGATCTCTCCTGAGGGCCTCTGGCCTGCTGTGCACTCGGCAGGATTCGAACCTGCAACCTTCTGATCCGTAGTCAGATGCTCTATCCGTTAAGCTACGAGTGCCTGTCCTCGGCCTGAGCCTCGGTCCCGCTTTCCGGTTTTTTTCTCCCCGGTCGGCGTTGCGAGAACAACATTACATGACCTGCGCCGTGACGCGAAATCCATTAGCCGCACCCGCCCTGAACTGCGGAAACGCTCTTTTGAGGCAGGTTTCCAGACGTGGGGACGACCGAAGCCCCGTGCCTGGGGCACGGGGCTTCGGGTTCTGCGGAGGCGGAGGGATTTGAACCCTCGATGGGCTTTAAGACCCAAACCGCATTAGCAGTGCGGCGCCATAGACCGGACTAGGCGACGCCTCCAGCACACCCCACGCGAGCGCGGGTGGTGCGTGCAGATGATGACACAGACGAGCGCGGTGTCACCAATCGCCGCCCACGGTACTAGGCAGGTGGGCGGCGAGGCAAAGCGCCCTGCGGCGGTTGTCCACCCGGGTCAGCGGGACTCTGCCGGCCGGCGGTCCCCCTCGTGGCCCGGTCACGGCATGGCACCCCTCGTCGCCCGGTCACGCCTGGCATCCCTCGTAGCCCCATCAGCATCCCCCTCCCGCTCCCCGGCGAGGCGAGATCCTCGTCGTACCGCGTGAGGTCCTCTCGTGCCCGGCCACATCGCCCGGGCGGCCGGTCGGGTTCTCCGGGGCGCCTCTTCCGGTCGGCCCCCCATGAGTTGCGCAACGTGCGGGCGTAAGGAGCGTTAGAGAGTACGAGGGCTCCGCCCTCCGTCCGTCACCCCCCGTGTGCCCGGCGGGCGCCACCACCCGGCGCTCCGCCCGAGCAGGCAGGCGCGCTCCACGGCGCGCCGGAGCAACAGGAGCCCGCATGCTGCGCCGTATCGCCCTCACCGCCGTCGTGTCCCTCGCCGCGCTGTCCGCCGTCGTGCCCGCCGCCACCGCCTCCCCTCTTGTACCGCTGCCTCCGCTCCCCCTGCTCCAGGG
Proteins encoded in this window:
- a CDS encoding amidohydrolase family protein, producing the protein MDSDDRDRDDVVRFWQRLGLPGIIDVHTHFMPERVLSKVWAYFDSAGPLTGLEWPITYRRDEDERLALLRSFGVLRFTSMLYPHKAGMAAWLNGWAAGFAARVPDCLHTATFFPEDGAETYVREAVEAGARVFKSHLQVGGYDPNDPLLEPVWGLLAEAGVPVVTHCGSGPAPGRYTGPEPIGRLLARHPRLKLVVAHMGMPEYAEFLALAEAYPGVRLDTTMAFTDFTEDLTPFPADEIKRLGDLEDRILLGTDFPNIPYPYVHQLHALERLGLGDAWLRAVCHGNASELFG
- a CDS encoding DUF2797 domain-containing protein, with product MSNWRCTGLRWPDGEPVLGWARGDGSGQRRASVLAYGKELGFRAEGERHCVGARGNPCPVRAVVPVRSTGARCPECARLDRAHSVAADTIADDPRTYRVYLAWFGPGMLKVGITGEARGAARLREQGAVVFSWLGRGPLMAARRTEELLRSALGVPDRIPYARKRAVRGDLPGPSERAAEIEGLYRLAGALEGAGWPEALERLPFEAVDHAGVFGLGGAGAAARVVTGLADGGVVAGRLVTAAGPDLHLETVDEGIVVLDTRLVTGWDLVGADARAGMSVPVVALGGGGVQDGLF
- the sigJ gene encoding RNA polymerase sigma factor SigJ, which gives rise to MALTMNDMDRFKASMPRLEAIAYRLLGSASDAEDAVQDTFLRWQSADIDRIEVPEAWLTKVLTNLCLNQLTSARARRETYVGQWLPEPLLAGDPMLGPADTAEQRESVSYAVLALMERLAPNERVVYVLREAFGYPHRRIAEILDITESASQQIFHRAKKHVAEGKARTEVDEAAARRIVEEFLAAATSGRTEPLVRLLTDDAVAIGDGGGKIPARARTVEGALAVAKFLRGLFKPGPAKRALTGGSPEVFATTANNAPAFVAVLDGRVIAVVCMEIGTDGVSGLRSQVNPDKLERATRRWAASDHGEPLHVLF
- a CDS encoding FAD-dependent oxidoreductase, whose protein sequence is MQHRIIVLGAGYTGAVAAGRLARRLHADDVAITLVNAEPDFVERVRMHQLAAGQDLRPRPFSEMFAGTGVELRLAKVTGIDVDTRTVTVTDAHGAQELTYDSLVYALGSGWNTQGVPGTAEHAHDIAGRPGALRLRERLAGLDSGAPVVVVGGGLTGLEAATEIAEARPDLDVALAARGTLGDWLSPKGRAHVRKVCAGLGITVHENTAVTGVEADHVTTADGVSVPAAVTVWTTGFAVHPIAEATTLEVNGTGQIVVDGTMRSVSHPDVYAIGDAAMAMGPGDKPLRMSCASGTPSAWQAADSIAARLTGGKLPAMPLRYFNQCISLGRRDGLIQYVTADDRSVRAALTGRFAALYKELVCKGAAWGVVNPMLGMPTRGRRLTRDGSGTTQAVHESA